One stretch of Halobaculum marinum DNA includes these proteins:
- a CDS encoding ABC transporter permease — MTDAGDGSDPASTPSPRDRAFDALDRLVSASATERLLISGSALVLSMVVGFLLILVAGRMTSCDTAAYTLFGVGFCYDPVLVYDSLFLGAFGDFLANPLNGQFATTISETTVLVFTGVAVAVAFKAGVFNIGGQGQLVFGALASALATYAVAGALSGVVGTVVLVTFGLAVGAFVGGLYGAIPGALKAYADANEVITTIMLNFVATSVALYLAGGPFKDPESFANQTRRLPDYALFPQPLFPGRTDASMIALVLAVVVALGIAYLLQRTAFGYDIRTSGIQPDAAEYGGVDAARTVVSSMALSGALAGLGGAVYVLTIAGNFQTGVPDYGFDGITVSILAGNNPVGAIAAALLFGVLKSGSIVVDVSTDVPPQLVGVLRGLIVLFVAMPEFFRMIGKRVDVRDRFGGSRDAVATDGGEDA; from the coding sequence ATGACTGACGCTGGCGACGGGAGCGACCCGGCGTCGACGCCGTCGCCGCGCGACCGCGCGTTCGACGCGCTCGACCGCCTCGTGTCCGCCAGCGCGACCGAACGGCTCCTCATCTCTGGGTCTGCGCTCGTGTTGTCGATGGTGGTCGGCTTCCTCCTCATCCTCGTGGCGGGGCGGATGACCTCCTGTGACACGGCGGCGTACACGCTGTTCGGCGTCGGCTTCTGTTACGACCCGGTGCTCGTGTACGACAGCTTGTTCCTCGGCGCGTTCGGCGACTTCCTCGCGAACCCGCTCAACGGGCAGTTCGCCACCACCATCTCCGAGACGACGGTGCTGGTGTTCACGGGCGTCGCCGTCGCGGTGGCGTTCAAAGCGGGCGTGTTCAACATCGGCGGACAGGGCCAACTCGTGTTCGGCGCGCTCGCGAGCGCGCTGGCGACGTACGCCGTCGCGGGCGCCCTCTCGGGCGTCGTCGGCACCGTCGTGCTCGTCACCTTCGGCCTCGCGGTCGGCGCGTTCGTGGGTGGCCTGTACGGCGCTATCCCGGGCGCGCTGAAGGCGTACGCCGACGCCAACGAGGTGATCACGACGATCATGCTCAACTTCGTCGCCACCTCGGTGGCGCTGTACCTCGCGGGCGGCCCGTTCAAGGACCCCGAGAGCTTCGCCAACCAGACCCGGCGGCTCCCGGATTACGCGCTGTTCCCGCAGCCGCTGTTCCCGGGCCGGACGGACGCGTCGATGATCGCGCTCGTGCTGGCGGTCGTCGTCGCGCTCGGAATCGCGTACCTGCTCCAGCGGACGGCGTTCGGCTACGACATCCGGACGAGCGGCATCCAGCCGGACGCCGCCGAGTACGGCGGCGTCGACGCCGCACGCACGGTCGTCTCCTCGATGGCGCTGTCGGGCGCGCTCGCCGGCCTCGGTGGCGCGGTGTACGTCCTCACCATCGCCGGCAACTTCCAGACGGGCGTGCCCGACTACGGCTTCGACGGCATCACCGTCTCCATCCTCGCGGGCAACAACCCGGTCGGCGCCATCGCCGCCGCGCTGCTGTTCGGCGTCCTCAAGTCCGGGTCCATCGTCGTCGACGTGAGCACGGACGTGCCGCCGCAGTTGGTGGGCGTCCTCCGCGGGCTCATCGTCCTGTTCGTGGCGATGCCGGAGTTCTTCCGGATGATCGGCAAGCGCGTCGACGTGCGCGACCGGTTCGGGGGGAGTCGTGACGCCGTCGCGACCGACGGAGGTGAGGACGCGTGA